From a single Leishmania braziliensis MHOM/BR/75/M2904 complete genome, chromosome 28 genomic region:
- a CDS encoding putative proteasome regulatory non-ATP-ase subunit 2: protein MTQVLSSAKAVLALLSEEENLVVLFALKRLSSLMDTFWHEVSAKLPLIEELAASEKLADETRRLASLVASQVYFHLGDYSNSVKHALAAGTSFDATTRSLFTDTILSRCIDTYVVYQETPESEREELPPKLEELFVSLTKSWVLENETTADLKEMVGFTVRALRLDFLEKVLRQSLSKTHSAEILNFTFYVANVLLQDITFRRKVLRLLADLYTDGLATIDYYSLAHCLLFLGDVEATSNLICGLWRGGSRAVAFQLAFDLFEYGNQEYLSGVVAHLGKQLGVSEQALGAVQSVPSASDAVGTAVAVPAPATLPSSAPTTTDDASGAASVAAVAESPEHKLLSVLSGQVTTSLHVKFLYARCVADVYVLTHIKKMTDPRNSVIHNATVVANALMYSGTTMDGFLRDNMKWLGAAQHWAKFTAVASTGAIHRGHTEEAMRVLEQYLPKGASVPTLPYQEAGALYALGLIYSPLGATRDRKTLKYLEENLQKFSTNVQMVHGASLGIGLTAMGLQDESLYDALFTCVTGMDAVAAEGASVGVGMLMLGSGNDIVVQSLKNVAYEENQKEKIIRGVCMAMALINLGREDEALLLAEELLESGDPWVRLGGCFVLGLAYAGTENAKTIEKLLNITVKDMSDDVRRTAVTMIGFLTFKDPNLCLDLIRVLVDSYSPHVRYGVAMALAVSAAGTGNVAVIDVLWDMLEDIVDYVRQGAAMALAMVMVQLTEKENSKVKDFRLLLEKKIEDRNEGRCSKFGYVLASGLLDAGGRNCTFALHKQRHRLDKAVVGVFMFLQYWYWYPYLLMITLAMQPTCIIGLNESLELPEYTFKSKAPPSTYAVPKSVLQEKRVKASEVQAVVLSTTRKEEELRQRRHQGPGGPGLPAGTSATGAAGGDGAAAEAGSKKNGDKDSTGASAEAAEQESTVEILHNPARVTAHQFAVISHDVDPRYVPLKPKPMGICLLKDTKPEMGAEVLVAPVVLSDRDEARVPEPFSYP, encoded by the coding sequence ATGACGCAGGTGTTGTCTTCAGCGAAGGccgtgctggcgctcctcagtgaggaggagaactTGGTCGTGCTCTTTGCCCTCAAGCGACTCTCGTCTTTGATGGACACGTTCTGGCACGAGGTTAGTGCGAAGCTGCCCCTCATCGAGGAGCTTGCCGCTTCCGAGAAGTTGGCAGATGAGACGCGCCGCCTTGCCTCTCTCGTCGCGTCACAGGTGTACTTCCACCTTGGTGACTACAGTAACTCAGTAAAACATGCCCTGGCAGCCGGCACCTCCTTCGACGCAACGACGCGGTCTCTCTTCACGGACACGATCTTGAGCCGATGTATTGACACGTATGTCGTGTACCAGGAGACGCCGGAGAGCGAGCGGGAGGAGCTGCCACCaaagctggaggagctctTCGTCTCTCTGACCAAGTCATGGGTGTTGGAGAACGAGACCACGGCGGACTTGAAGGAGATGGTCGGCTTCACTGTGCGGGCGCTCCGACTGGACTTCCtcgagaaggtgctgcgccagtcGCTGAGCAAGACCCACTCGGCCGAGATTCTGAACTTCACCTTCTACGTGGCaaatgtgctgctgcaggacatCACGTTCCGCCGCAAAGTGCTCCGTCTGCTCGCGGACCTGTACACGGATGGACTCGCCACCATCGACTACTACTCCCTGGCCCACTGTCTGCTGTTCCTCGGCGACGTGGAGGCGACGTCGAACCTTATTTGTGGTTTGTGGAGGGGTGGCAGCAGGGCGGTTGCTTTCCAGTTGGCCTTTGACCTCTTCGAGTATGGCAACCAGGAATACCTTTCAGGGGTCGTGGCTCATTTGGGCAAGCAGCTCGGGGTGTCGGAGCAGGCGCTGGGAGCGGTGCAGTCGGTTCCGAGTGCCTCTGACGCTGTCGGTACGGCGGTGGCTGTGCCTGCACCCGCGACGTTGCCGTCCAGCGCCCCGACGACCACCGACGACGCGTCTGGCGCGGCGTCCgttgcggcggtggcggagtcGCCGGAGCACAAGCTACTCTCCGTCCTCAGCGGGCAGGTGACGACGAGCCTCCACGTGAAGTTTCTCTACgctcgctgcgtcgctgaCGTGTACGTGCTGACCCACATTAAAAAGATGACCGACCCGCGCAACTCCGTCATCCACAACGCGACAGTGGTGGCGAACGCGCTGATGTACAGCGGCACCACGATGGACGGATTCTTGCGCGACAACATGAAGTGGCTTGGCGCTGCCCAGCACTGGGCCAAGTTCACCGCGGTGGCCAGCACGGGTGCTATTCACCGTGGGCACACAGAGGAGGCAATGCGGGTGCTAGAGCAGTACCTGCCGAAGGGTGCAAGCGTGCCAACGCTGCCATACCAGGAGGCGGGTGCGCTGTATGCGCTCGGGCTCATCTATTCCCCGCTCGGCGCCACGCGCGACCGCAAGACTCTCAAGTATCTTGAAGAGAACTTACAGAAGTTCTCGACAAACGTGCAGATGGTCCACGGCGCCTCGCTCGGCATCGGCCTCACTGCAATGGGGCTGCAGGACGAGAGCCTCTACGACGCCCTCTTTACCTGCGTGACGGGCATGGACGCGGTGGCAGCCGAGGGCGCGTCTGTTGGCGTTGGCATGCTGATGCTCGGCAGTGGCAACGACATTGTCGTGCAGAGCCTCAAGAACGTCGCCTACGAAGAGAACCAGAAGGAGAAGATCATACGTGGCGTGTGCATGGCCATGGCGCTCATCAACCTCGGCCGCGAAGACGAGGCACTCCTGttggcggaggagctgctcgagAGCGGTGACCCGTGGGTGCGCCTCGGGGGCTGCTTCGTGCTCGGTCTGGCCTATGCCGGCACCGAGAATGCCAAGACGATTGAGAAGCTGCTAAATATCACGGTGAAGGACATGTCCGATGACGTCCGCCGCACTGCTGTGACCATGATTGGCTTCCTCACCTTCAAGGACCCGAACTTGTGCCTTGATCTGATCCGCGTGCTTGTGGACAGCTATAGTCCGCATGTGCGTTACGGTGTAGCCatggcgctggcggtgagCGCGGCCGGCACCGGCAACGTTGCCGTTATCGACGTGCTGTGGGACATGCTGGAGGACATCGTGGACTACGTGCGCCAGGGCGCCGCGATGGCGCTTGCCATGGTCATGGTGCAGCTgacagaaaaggagaacTCGAAGGTGAAGGACTTCCGTCTGTTGTTAGAGAAGAAGATCGAGGATCGTAACGAGGGGCGCTGCTCTAAGTTCGGCTACGTGCTTGCCTCCGGCCTACTTGACGCGGGCGGCCGCAACTGCACCTTTGCCCTGcacaagcagcggcaccgcctcGACAAGGCTGTCGTCGGTGTCTTCATGTTCCTGCAGTACTGGTACTGGTACCCGTACCTGCTCATGATCACGTTGGCCATGCAGCCTACGTGCATCATTGGCCTGAACGAGTCTCTGGAGCTGCCTGAATACACGTTCAAGTCCAAGGCCCCACCCAGCACCTACGCCGTGCCCAAGTCGGTACTacaggagaagagggtgaaAGCGTCCGAAGTGCAAGCGGTTGTGCTGTCCACAACGCGCaaggaagaagagctgcGGCAACGCCGTCACCAGGGACCTGGAGGCCCGGGGTTGCCCGCCGGCACCTCCGCGACTGGCGCGGCTGGAGGTGATGGCGCGGCTGCTGAGGCTGGGAGTAAGAAGAACGGTGACAAGGATAGCACCGGCGCGTCtgccgaggcggcggagcaggagtcgaCTGTTGAGATTCTGCATAACCCGGCGCGTGTGACAGCACATCAGTTTGCCGTGATTTCGCACGACGTGGACCCGCGGTACGTGCCGCTGAAGCCGAAGCCGATGGGCATCTGCCTCCTGAAAGACACAAAGCCCGAGATGGGCgcagaggtgctggtggcacCTGTGGTGCTGTCAGACCGCGACGAAGCACGTGTGCCGGAGCCCTTCTCCTACCCGTAG